A genomic region of Runella rosea contains the following coding sequences:
- the ribH gene encoding 6,7-dimethyl-8-ribityllumazine synthase translates to MSSAHKNLSVFNTEGLPDISAKKFVIVVAEWNDEVTGALYEGAHKTLLEYGAKPENIRRVNVPGSFELSFGSQVYAQKPDVDAVIAIGCVIQGETKHNDYINHAVAHGLTDVALKYNKPVIFGVLTPNTLQQALDRAGGIHGNKGDEAAMTAIKMLGLQ, encoded by the coding sequence ATGTCATCTGCTCACAAAAACCTGAGTGTATTTAACACGGAAGGTCTGCCCGATATAAGTGCTAAAAAATTTGTAATTGTTGTAGCCGAATGGAACGATGAGGTCACTGGCGCGCTCTACGAAGGAGCCCATAAAACGTTGCTCGAATACGGTGCCAAACCCGAGAATATTCGGAGAGTGAATGTTCCTGGAAGTTTTGAATTGAGTTTTGGTTCACAGGTATACGCCCAAAAGCCCGACGTTGATGCCGTTATTGCCATCGGCTGCGTGATTCAGGGTGAGACTAAGCACAACGATTATATCAACCACGCGGTTGCTCACGGCCTCACCGACGTAGCGTTGAAGTATAACAAACCTGTTATTTTTGGCGTCTTAACGCCCAATACGCTGCAACAGGCCCTCGACCGGGCAGGGGGTATCCACGGCAATAAAGGCGATGAAGCCGCCATGACAGCCATCAAAATGTTGGGCCTTCAATAA
- the hisH gene encoding imidazole glycerol phosphate synthase subunit HisH, producing MKTVIIKYNAGNVQSVMYALDRIGAAYEWTDDPDTIRSADKVIFPGVGEASTAMAYLRERGLDKLIPSLKQPLLGTCVGMQLMCRYSEENDTTCMGIFDVDVLRFPRTNGFKVPQTGWNDIYSLDNPLCAGLNEHDYVYYNHGYYAPLCDQTAARTNYIVEYSAMLQKDNFFAAQFHSEISGNVGQRIFENFLNL from the coding sequence ATGAAAACAGTTATTATCAAATACAACGCAGGCAATGTGCAGTCAGTGATGTACGCCTTGGACCGAATCGGTGCGGCCTACGAATGGACCGACGACCCAGACACGATTCGTTCGGCTGATAAAGTGATTTTTCCGGGCGTGGGAGAGGCAAGTACCGCTATGGCGTATTTGCGGGAGCGCGGGCTTGATAAATTGATACCCTCGCTCAAACAGCCGTTGTTGGGTACTTGTGTGGGAATGCAGCTTATGTGTCGTTATTCGGAAGAAAACGATACAACTTGCATGGGAATTTTTGACGTGGATGTGTTGCGTTTTCCGCGCACCAATGGCTTTAAAGTGCCTCAAACGGGCTGGAATGATATTTATTCGCTCGACAACCCACTTTGCGCTGGGTTGAATGAGCACGATTATGTTTATTATAATCACGGCTATTATGCACCGCTTTGCGACCAAACAGCGGCCAGGACCAACTACATCGTTGAATACTCAGCAATGTTACAAAAGGACAACTTTTTTGCGGCCCAGTTTCACTCCGAAATTAGTGGAAATGTGGGGCAACGCATTTTTGAAAATTTTTTAAATCTGTAA
- a CDS encoding DUF2490 domain-containing protein, which translates to MRRFFFLLVIGVWPFISEAQKQHYPHLTFWSRVQVAKEPNPNWNIVGTFMWRRQNNYQENPHNPTASPLTMGGQALVTHRNTQNTVWVHIAQMSYMVSNQLLGKEEDFNAPIGKEFRYAGGVEFNQEVNEKLTFRQRFMQELRFFKANDFHPVGRVRGRANIRYQFTPFVSVNGVTEILFHDPPLLSGQKPMRFHQFWLGGSLLWSLSERVNLETGYTFIHGRRATLVEFDEQNVLNLHLAFEI; encoded by the coding sequence TTGCGCCGCTTCTTTTTCTTGTTAGTAATCGGAGTTTGGCCTTTCATTTCAGAGGCACAAAAGCAGCATTATCCTCACCTGACGTTTTGGTCACGGGTGCAGGTAGCCAAAGAACCGAATCCGAACTGGAATATCGTAGGGACGTTCATGTGGCGACGTCAGAATAATTATCAAGAGAATCCTCATAATCCAACCGCTAGCCCGCTGACGATGGGAGGGCAGGCGCTGGTTACGCATCGTAATACCCAAAATACGGTATGGGTGCATATTGCCCAAATGAGTTACATGGTTTCCAATCAGTTATTGGGAAAAGAGGAGGATTTTAATGCGCCTATTGGCAAGGAGTTTCGTTATGCTGGAGGGGTGGAGTTTAATCAAGAAGTGAACGAAAAACTCACGTTTCGGCAGCGGTTTATGCAGGAATTGCGTTTTTTTAAAGCCAATGATTTTCATCCCGTTGGCCGGGTACGCGGTAGAGCCAATATTCGTTATCAATTCACCCCTTTTGTAAGTGTGAATGGAGTTACAGAGATTCTTTTTCATGACCCGCCGCTGTTGAGCGGCCAAAAGCCTATGCGTTTTCACCAATTTTGGCTTGGGGGAAGCTTGTTGTGGAGTTTGAGCGAACGTGTCAACCTCGAAACGGGTTATACATTTATTCATGGTCGTCGCGCTACATTGGTGGAGTTTGACGAACAAAATGTACTGAATCTCCATTTAGCGTTCGAAATCTAA
- a CDS encoding rhodanese-like domain-containing protein: MRKLLLLLMFFSWFKPNAQTNSRAYKVMLEGMYKHTVPTISCKDLKKEQSQVVLLDTRAKREFEVSHLPEARWVGYEEFDLKKVDNLPKNTPIVVYCTVGVRSERIGEKLKAAGFQNVRNLYGSIFEWVNQGNPIVDTQAKPTQKVHAYSRSWGIWLNKGEKVYE; encoded by the coding sequence ATGCGAAAGCTCCTTTTGTTACTGATGTTTTTTTCATGGTTTAAACCCAACGCCCAGACCAACAGTCGGGCTTATAAAGTAATGTTGGAGGGGATGTATAAGCATACCGTTCCGACTATAAGTTGCAAGGATTTGAAAAAAGAACAGTCTCAGGTTGTTCTGTTAGATACCCGCGCCAAACGCGAATTTGAAGTGAGCCATTTGCCTGAAGCTAGATGGGTTGGATATGAAGAATTTGACCTTAAAAAAGTAGATAATCTCCCCAAAAATACGCCGATAGTGGTATACTGTACCGTAGGAGTTCGCTCCGAGCGTATTGGAGAAAAACTCAAAGCGGCAGGGTTTCAAAATGTCCGAAATCTTTATGGTAGTATTTTTGAATGGGTAAATCAGGGAAACCCCATTGTAGATACGCAGGCAAAACCTACCCAAAAAGTCCACGCTTATTCGCGGTCTTGGGGGATTTGGCTCAATAAAGGTGAAAAAGTGTATGAGTAA
- a CDS encoding methyltransferase domain-containing protein, which translates to MSNLDQNFWDERYRAGQTGWDIGYVSPPLKEYIDQLTDKNLRILIPGGGNSYEAEYLLQQGFMDVTVVDISAEIVKKLQGKYASKGLKAVCEDFFEHSGHYDLVLEQTFFCAIHPSLRPLYAQKMHELLSPSGKLVGLLFNRSFEGGPPFGGTVEEYKRLFEATFDLKRMTPALNSIPPRLGFEVFFVASPKDN; encoded by the coding sequence ATGAGTAATTTAGACCAAAATTTCTGGGATGAACGCTACCGCGCTGGCCAAACGGGTTGGGATATTGGTTACGTATCGCCGCCTTTGAAAGAGTACATTGACCAATTAACCGATAAGAATCTTCGCATCCTTATTCCTGGCGGTGGCAATAGCTATGAGGCAGAATATCTTCTTCAGCAGGGATTTATGGATGTGACTGTGGTGGATATATCGGCCGAAATTGTTAAAAAGCTTCAGGGAAAATATGCCTCAAAAGGCTTAAAAGCTGTTTGTGAAGATTTCTTTGAGCATTCAGGGCACTACGATTTAGTTTTGGAACAAACTTTTTTTTGCGCCATCCACCCTTCGCTGCGGCCGCTTTATGCGCAGAAAATGCATGAATTGTTGAGTCCAAGCGGGAAGTTAGTGGGGCTTTTGTTTAATCGTTCGTTTGAAGGCGGTCCTCCCTTCGGCGGCACTGTCGAAGAATATAAACGCCTGTTTGAGGCGACTTTTGACCTAAAACGTATGACTCCTGCCCTCAATTCCATTCCTCCCCGGCTGGGTTTTGAGGTATTTTTTGTAGCTTCTCCCAAGGATAATTAA
- a CDS encoding dihydroorotase, with product MSSILIINARVVNEGRILEQDVLIKNGLIEKIGGDLKHFAADKIIDAAGKYLLPGVIDDQVHFREPGLTHKATIYSEAKAAVAGGVTSFMEMPNTVPNALTQSLLEDKYQIASQTSLANYSFFMGASNDNYDEVMQTICPDVCGIKIFMGSSTGNMLVDAPEVLEKLFANAPCLIATHCEDEPTVRQRTEMFKQQYGDNVPYNIHALIRNEEACYKSSSMAVELAKKHGTRLHILHISTGEETELFEVGSYGNSTVSESDKRQKRITSEACVHHLWFDAEDYHRLGAQIKCNPAIKAPHHKEKIFQALLDNRIDVIATDHAPHTWEEKSKGYWAAPSGLPLVQHSLNIMLEFVQQGKISIERVVEKMSHAVADVFQIDRRGYIREGYWADLVLVDLNQPTTVTKENILFKCGWSPLEGNTFQSGITHTIVSGHLVYANGVFDESERGKRLYFTRTV from the coding sequence ATGTCATCTATTCTTATCATTAATGCCCGCGTGGTCAACGAAGGGCGTATTTTGGAACAGGACGTTCTGATAAAAAACGGTTTGATTGAAAAAATCGGGGGTGATTTAAAACATTTTGCTGCCGACAAAATCATCGATGCCGCTGGGAAATACCTACTTCCAGGGGTGATAGACGACCAAGTTCACTTTCGAGAGCCGGGTCTGACGCACAAAGCTACTATTTATTCGGAAGCCAAAGCGGCTGTGGCGGGCGGAGTGACTTCTTTTATGGAAATGCCCAATACTGTACCCAATGCACTGACCCAAAGCTTATTGGAAGATAAATACCAAATTGCTTCGCAGACTTCATTGGCTAATTACTCCTTTTTTATGGGAGCTTCCAACGATAATTATGATGAGGTAATGCAAACGATTTGCCCCGACGTATGCGGCATCAAGATTTTTATGGGCTCTTCCACGGGCAATATGCTCGTAGATGCGCCAGAAGTGCTGGAAAAACTGTTTGCTAATGCTCCCTGCTTGATTGCCACGCATTGCGAAGATGAGCCCACGGTTCGGCAACGTACAGAAATGTTTAAACAACAATACGGCGACAACGTTCCGTACAATATTCATGCACTCATTCGCAACGAAGAAGCTTGTTATAAATCATCTTCTATGGCGGTTGAGCTTGCAAAAAAACACGGTACACGACTGCATATCCTGCACATTTCGACGGGTGAAGAAACCGAATTATTTGAAGTCGGCAGCTACGGAAACAGCACCGTAAGTGAAAGTGATAAACGGCAAAAACGAATCACCTCAGAAGCCTGCGTACATCATCTATGGTTTGACGCCGAAGATTATCATCGATTGGGTGCCCAAATCAAGTGTAACCCTGCCATCAAAGCGCCTCATCACAAAGAAAAAATCTTTCAGGCACTGCTTGACAACCGCATCGACGTCATCGCTACCGACCATGCTCCACACACTTGGGAAGAAAAATCAAAAGGCTATTGGGCCGCTCCTTCTGGTTTGCCTTTGGTACAGCATTCGCTCAATATCATGCTAGAATTTGTGCAGCAGGGTAAGATTTCGATAGAACGTGTAGTAGAGAAAATGAGCCACGCCGTAGCCGACGTATTTCAGATAGACCGGCGCGGATACATCCGTGAGGGCTATTGGGCCGACTTAGTATTGGTCGATTTAAACCAACCTACCACCGTGACTAAAGAAAATATTTTATTCAAGTGCGGTTGGTCACCACTAGAAGGTAATACCTTTCAATCTGGCATTACCCACACAATTGTTTCAGGACATTTGGTGTATGCCAATGGGGTTTTTGATGAGTCAGAAAGAGGAAAACGATTATATTTTACACGTACAGTCTAG
- a CDS encoding TonB-dependent receptor produces MRLILFFSLLTFSVYAQSRFTVSGYIRESGSQEQLIGVNVYLPNTTTGTTSNTYGFYSITLPASDSVTLAFSFVGYGTEIRTVKLRSNLQLNVQLAAIGRELNEVVVSGRREADKVSQTAQMSRIDIPVQQIKKIPAFLGEKDVLRVLQLMPGVQKGSEGQTGIYVRGGGPDQNLVILDDAPVYNVSHLFGFFSVFNGDALKSVELTKGGFPARFGGRLSSVVELNMKEGNKEKLHGEGGGGLIASRLTLEGPIKKKGVAVAKSSFLISGRRTYLDLLARPLIAAQTDDNTMGGYYFYDLNAKFNYDFGQKNKVYASGYFGKDRFFFREKNASSGSEGGLNWGNATGTLRWNHLFSEKLFSNASLIFSNYKFQIYAKESERFNNTENEFELRYTSGVRDWGLKYDVDYFPNPQHALRFGVVTTLHRFTPSAVVVKNSDINQFKTEVEALNNVESGIYAEDTWKPNRWLKMNAGLRLSHFRAENQNYFRPEPRISTALMLRPDLSFKASYARMNQYIHLLSNTGIGLPTDLWVPSTAKIAPQQSSQVAAGFAKDFEKQGLALTLEGYYKNMNNIVNYKEGSSFLLIDDPSSAEKVRWDENITSGRGWSYGAEVLLQKKTGKLSGWIGYTLSWTQWKFAELNFGQTFYPRYDRRHDLSIVGIYEFSPRITLSGTWVYGTGNALTLPQSNYIAYPHNLNPQVQYGQNANAPSIVYRSFGGGWSVSDYGPKNSFRAEPYHRFDLSLQFHKKKRHHERTWELSVYNLYNRRNPFFYNLTSRQVFDANGKYVKTETVLQRISIFPIVPTLSYNFKF; encoded by the coding sequence ATGCGTTTAATTTTATTTTTTAGTCTGCTTACATTTTCGGTCTATGCCCAATCACGTTTTACGGTCAGTGGTTATATCCGCGAAAGTGGAAGCCAGGAGCAATTAATCGGCGTAAACGTTTATTTGCCAAATACTACCACTGGCACGACTTCCAATACCTACGGTTTTTATTCCATTACCCTTCCCGCGTCCGATTCCGTTACGTTGGCTTTTTCATTTGTTGGCTATGGCACAGAAATCCGGACCGTAAAACTGCGTAGCAACCTCCAACTTAACGTGCAGCTGGCGGCTATCGGGCGAGAGCTGAATGAAGTGGTTGTGTCGGGGAGACGTGAGGCCGACAAAGTTAGCCAAACGGCACAAATGAGTCGGATTGATATTCCGGTACAACAAATCAAGAAAATTCCCGCGTTTTTGGGCGAAAAGGATGTGTTACGTGTGCTGCAACTCATGCCTGGCGTACAAAAAGGCTCAGAAGGCCAAACGGGTATTTATGTGCGTGGTGGTGGTCCCGACCAAAATTTGGTGATTCTCGATGACGCGCCAGTGTATAATGTAAGTCACCTATTTGGATTTTTCTCCGTTTTCAACGGCGACGCTCTCAAAAGTGTCGAACTGACTAAAGGAGGCTTTCCCGCACGATTTGGCGGGCGGTTGTCGTCGGTGGTAGAGCTGAATATGAAAGAAGGAAACAAAGAAAAGCTGCACGGTGAAGGTGGCGGCGGACTGATTGCTAGTCGTTTAACACTCGAAGGTCCTATCAAAAAGAAAGGAGTTGCAGTGGCCAAGTCATCTTTTCTAATTTCGGGGCGACGTACGTACTTGGACTTATTGGCGCGGCCGCTCATTGCTGCCCAAACCGACGACAATACGATGGGAGGCTATTATTTCTACGACCTCAATGCTAAATTCAATTATGATTTTGGACAAAAAAATAAGGTATACGCCAGTGGGTATTTTGGGAAAGATCGATTTTTCTTTCGCGAAAAAAACGCATCTTCTGGAAGTGAAGGGGGATTGAATTGGGGCAATGCGACTGGTACACTGCGCTGGAACCACCTATTTAGTGAGAAACTGTTCTCCAACGCTTCGTTGATTTTTAGCAACTACAAATTTCAGATTTATGCCAAAGAAAGTGAAAGGTTTAATAATACAGAAAACGAGTTTGAGCTGCGCTATACCTCAGGGGTAAGGGATTGGGGGCTAAAGTACGATGTTGATTATTTTCCAAATCCTCAACATGCCTTACGTTTTGGCGTGGTGACTACATTGCACCGTTTTACGCCGAGCGCCGTAGTGGTCAAAAATTCAGATATTAATCAATTCAAAACCGAAGTAGAAGCCCTCAACAACGTTGAGTCGGGAATCTATGCCGAAGATACTTGGAAGCCTAATCGTTGGCTCAAAATGAATGCTGGCTTAAGATTGAGCCATTTTAGAGCAGAGAACCAAAATTATTTTCGGCCAGAGCCACGCATTTCAACCGCCCTGATGTTGCGTCCAGATTTATCGTTTAAAGCATCGTATGCCCGCATGAATCAGTACATTCACTTACTTTCTAACACTGGTATTGGTCTGCCAACGGATTTGTGGGTGCCGAGTACCGCCAAAATTGCACCGCAGCAATCGAGTCAGGTAGCGGCGGGTTTTGCTAAGGATTTTGAAAAACAGGGTTTGGCACTGACGTTGGAAGGATATTACAAAAACATGAACAATATCGTCAACTATAAAGAAGGTTCTAGCTTTTTGTTGATTGATGACCCCTCAAGTGCTGAAAAGGTTCGTTGGGATGAAAATATCACCAGCGGGCGCGGCTGGTCGTATGGGGCAGAAGTATTATTACAGAAAAAAACAGGCAAACTTTCGGGTTGGATTGGCTACACACTTTCGTGGACGCAATGGAAATTTGCCGAGCTCAATTTCGGACAAACATTTTATCCTCGTTATGACCGCCGACATGATTTATCAATTGTGGGGATTTACGAATTTAGCCCCCGTATTACGCTTTCTGGCACGTGGGTGTATGGCACTGGCAATGCCCTCACATTGCCTCAGAGCAATTATATAGCTTATCCTCATAATCTAAATCCGCAAGTGCAATATGGTCAAAATGCAAATGCTCCGTCGATTGTCTATAGGTCGTTTGGTGGTGGATGGAGTGTGAGTGATTATGGGCCCAAAAACAGTTTTCGCGCCGAGCCTTACCACCGCTTTGATTTAAGTTTACAGTTTCACAAGAAAAAAAGGCATCACGAGCGAACCTGGGAATTGAGTGTTTATAACCTCTACAATCGTCGAAATCCTTTTTTTTACAACCTCACTTCCCGTCAGGTGTTTGATGCCAACGGAAAATATGTAAAAACGGAGACGGTGCTACAACGCATTTCTATTTTCCCGATTGTACCGACTTTGAGTTATAACTTTAAATTTTAA
- a CDS encoding DUF4249 domain-containing protein, which yields MKNTILALLAICSISLFSCETLVNDVDPDRLPRSDSKLVVHGYLSPQDTTISINVYYSSQLIGGNNSPYWLNGSPISLNDAVVTLSNQGKRVTLPFDSKTGTYSIKATTMPILEGQTYELKVERGGQTAEAQCTVPKAVAIQEIKQDSVDSKMMDPSNPNYVPPKEYLYRIVWRDIAGQENYYRVGGYVFQNQTVQTNPNMVTVIPSIQDLNFGENNRLGAFSTDASADGLEMISSTARTRLYNYPGSTLVFKVKYVELTLLNCEKTYYDYHRAVQAFDRNNPFAEPSLIPSNIKNGLGCFAAFNRSSFVLK from the coding sequence ATGAAAAATACCATTCTAGCCCTCTTGGCGATTTGCTCAATCAGCCTTTTTTCTTGCGAAACCCTCGTCAATGACGTGGACCCTGACCGCCTGCCGCGCAGTGACAGCAAATTGGTGGTTCATGGTTATCTATCACCACAGGATACTACAATAAGCATTAACGTTTATTATAGTAGTCAATTGATTGGGGGCAATAATTCACCTTATTGGTTGAATGGGTCACCAATATCACTAAACGACGCCGTTGTCACGCTCTCAAACCAAGGTAAAAGAGTAACATTACCATTTGATTCCAAAACAGGTACGTATAGTATTAAAGCTACAACTATGCCGATTTTGGAAGGACAAACGTATGAATTGAAAGTAGAAAGAGGCGGCCAAACCGCCGAAGCCCAATGTACAGTTCCCAAAGCCGTAGCTATTCAGGAAATAAAACAAGATTCTGTAGATTCCAAGATGATGGATCCAAGTAATCCTAACTATGTTCCTCCCAAAGAATACCTTTATCGTATTGTTTGGCGTGACATTGCTGGGCAGGAAAATTATTATCGGGTAGGGGGGTATGTGTTTCAGAACCAGACGGTTCAGACAAACCCCAATATGGTTACGGTCATTCCATCCATTCAAGACCTGAATTTTGGAGAAAATAATCGTTTGGGTGCTTTTTCGACGGACGCTAGTGCCGACGGCCTAGAAATGATATCCAGTACTGCGCGCACTAGGCTGTATAATTATCCTGGCTCAACGTTGGTTTTTAAAGTGAAGTATGTCGAGTTGACATTACTTAATTGTGAAAAAACCTACTATGATTATCATCGTGCGGTGCAGGCGTTTGACCGAAATAACCCCTTTGCGGAGCCGTCATTGATTCCTTCAAACATTAAAAACGGACTGGGTTGCTTTGCCGCATTCAATCGAAGCTCATTTGTGTTAAAGTAA
- a CDS encoding zinc-dependent alcohol dehydrogenase family protein, translated as MKKVVFHHFGKPADILNAENAETLTPGPDEVLIKVLASPINPSDIMFVQNLYGIRPHLPSGAGFEGVGIVEAVGTNAKIAVGTRVSFTGIGAWSEYIVTNHRTLIPVPDAMNDETAAQLFVNPFTAVAMVEDSGVKEGEWLMITACTSALGKMVIQICKMRGIKTIGTVRRNDHNDELKALGVDEIINTAEENLPKRVQHITNYEGVRAVLECVGGDTASEAVKCMGRGAIMLIYGVLSLQDPKINIGLMIFRELTLKGFWLTDWMRRVDGSTRQKVSQEVITLLSTGQVKMPIEAIYSLDEIKAAVTHADAHGRWGKVLLKP; from the coding sequence ATGAAAAAAGTCGTATTCCATCACTTCGGTAAACCAGCGGATATTTTAAACGCTGAAAATGCAGAAACCCTCACTCCTGGGCCTGACGAAGTCCTCATCAAAGTTTTGGCCAGCCCCATCAACCCTTCCGATATTATGTTTGTACAAAACCTGTACGGGATTCGTCCGCATTTGCCGTCAGGCGCAGGATTTGAAGGGGTAGGAATTGTGGAAGCCGTAGGCACTAATGCCAAAATTGCGGTCGGTACACGCGTAAGTTTTACGGGGATTGGGGCTTGGAGTGAATACATCGTCACTAACCATCGAACATTAATTCCTGTTCCAGATGCCATGAACGATGAAACCGCCGCCCAATTGTTCGTGAATCCATTCACAGCCGTAGCCATGGTAGAAGACTCGGGCGTCAAAGAAGGAGAATGGCTCATGATTACGGCCTGTACTTCGGCTTTAGGAAAAATGGTCATCCAAATCTGCAAAATGCGCGGCATCAAAACCATAGGTACGGTACGCCGCAATGACCATAATGACGAACTGAAAGCGCTCGGTGTGGATGAAATTATTAATACCGCCGAAGAAAACTTGCCGAAACGCGTGCAGCATATTACCAATTACGAAGGCGTACGGGCCGTCTTAGAATGCGTAGGAGGTGACACAGCAAGCGAAGCAGTAAAATGCATGGGGCGCGGCGCTATCATGCTCATTTATGGCGTTTTAAGCCTTCAAGACCCTAAAATCAATATCGGCCTGATGATTTTCCGCGAGCTGACCCTAAAAGGCTTCTGGCTTACAGATTGGATGCGACGAGTAGATGGGAGTACGCGCCAAAAGGTATCGCAGGAGGTGATTACATTATTGTCTACTGGGCAGGTTAAAATGCCGATTGAGGCTATTTATAGCCTGGATGAAATAAAAGCCGCCGTTACCCATGCCGATGCCCACGGCCGCTGGGGAAAGGTACTGTTGAAGCCATAA